A single Micromonospora sp. CCTCC AA 2012012 DNA region contains:
- a CDS encoding trypco2 family protein has protein sequence MADAITALREELTTAIEAAGAENLRFKVGEMSVEFEIAVERTSGGRGGLKFWVIEAGGEHSHTGTRTHRITVPLTPVRVDGLPVLTGEQQLPG, from the coding sequence TTGGCAGACGCCATCACGGCCCTACGCGAGGAACTGACGACAGCCATCGAGGCAGCCGGAGCAGAGAATCTGCGGTTCAAGGTCGGCGAGATGAGCGTCGAGTTCGAGATAGCCGTCGAGCGGACGTCAGGTGGGCGAGGTGGGCTGAAGTTCTGGGTTATCGAGGCCGGGGGTGAACACAGCCACACCGGCACGCGGACCCACCGCATCACCGTGCCCTTGACGCCGGTACGCGTAGACGGGCTCCCTGTTCTTACCGGGGAGCAGCAGTTGCCGGGCTAG
- a CDS encoding tetratricopeptide repeat protein, whose translation MFDFRRAVEVLVVPKVEDARPGYGSGFGLGAGLVLTCAHIFPADRAAYDVVLRDTAGAQIPASVAWVARSVDLALLRLVNPTALPTSTVPIRALRPGTGSRLDFVMYGWPRAGDVAGAALTRREPVEVTGEIRLAEFAGTKTGLLRLRPTESYPSMDDGSYWQGMSGAAVFCQGAVIAAQVSQPQRPLTGYLHARPLLPEGLATPDDDGMSGLDLLADAGSRVDPHAFVEDPAWADTLQHHRNVLFGGPLPEAPARPADPLPSWLLDPRNHAVDFIPPPEFEEMLHWCVDEVAESPPVRLLYAPGGTGKTRFGIELAVTLQRRGWTAGVVSSKDTFDRLVQHLRYATDEGVRVFVAVDYAETGIDRLRDLLTTLAATRSGAARVLLLARSPGRWWDGFAVGTSAYNMMNPEPFTLTTVELSNASQVFSAAYVQFRRELLNSVEKREAPALPDVVHPRVLDLHAAALAKVLDERRGTHTPGQAGPLESVLAHERHYWRLALLQEGVHLSPNDRLLDRLLAAPTLHPARTFDDAHDTISRVMGSRTLSCPTEDLTRLLAELYPPDDDRHYWRAIVPDRLGEALIARTMAAAPTVAIASRESAELLDGADVETAIHALTVLARVAGFSDQASAAETSVIPVTEVIQHLLQREPEAFLPAIVVVAESIGHPSELSDLAAASVHTVDLATLNNTARRLPPFHTGLLDLAVTVERERVARLARHIDDRGTRNQTQARVDLAIALNNLALRLAAVGKQTEAYAQAERSLRITEQAAGNLPEVRLLAAEAAALDTQARLLSATGALEQAVHTAGRAVGIYRKLSSDDPASWVPHLVTTLHNLGIQQASSGLHREALTTIEEATSLYCQLSATSARWKGELISALNSLGDLLAQLGLPAEALTISAEAERLARASAEDSPAVWLPDHASALNWLAIRLAAMQRYEEAASASAESVELFRRLVDVNPAVWREELATALNNLALRHSDLNETLLALECAEEAVRIRRILRRDDAVTDTVRLAQSLGNLANCLAARDRYAEALAVVDDAIELCHERHRARRGGSALDLPMMLANRSVYLAALNRHRDAMSAVTDALGAFRAATDDTAVTAPELSVLLRTAGHRHRALGLPEESEALLNLAARMEAGFASA comes from the coding sequence ATGTTCGACTTTCGACGTGCCGTCGAGGTGCTGGTCGTTCCGAAGGTGGAGGATGCCCGGCCGGGATACGGCTCGGGATTCGGATTGGGTGCCGGCCTCGTCCTCACCTGCGCGCACATCTTTCCCGCGGACAGGGCAGCATACGATGTGGTCCTGCGCGACACGGCCGGCGCACAGATTCCCGCATCCGTCGCCTGGGTAGCCCGATCAGTCGATCTGGCATTGCTGCGATTGGTTAACCCGACGGCGCTGCCCACATCAACTGTGCCGATCCGGGCCCTTCGCCCCGGCACCGGCAGCCGGCTCGACTTTGTGATGTACGGATGGCCTCGCGCTGGTGACGTCGCGGGAGCGGCACTGACGCGGCGCGAGCCGGTGGAGGTCACTGGAGAGATCCGGCTCGCGGAGTTCGCGGGCACGAAGACGGGTCTGCTGCGGTTGCGGCCCACGGAAAGCTACCCGTCGATGGACGACGGGAGCTACTGGCAGGGGATGTCCGGCGCGGCCGTCTTCTGCCAGGGAGCAGTGATTGCCGCCCAGGTTTCCCAGCCCCAACGACCGCTCACTGGCTACCTGCACGCCCGACCACTTCTACCCGAAGGTTTGGCCACTCCTGACGACGATGGCATGTCAGGACTTGACCTCCTTGCCGATGCTGGTAGCCGGGTCGATCCGCACGCCTTCGTCGAAGACCCGGCCTGGGCCGACACGCTGCAACACCACCGCAATGTCCTCTTCGGTGGTCCGCTACCGGAGGCGCCTGCCCGCCCTGCCGATCCGCTCCCGTCCTGGTTACTCGATCCACGCAATCACGCAGTCGATTTCATCCCCCCACCTGAGTTCGAAGAGATGCTGCACTGGTGCGTCGACGAAGTCGCGGAATCCCCGCCCGTGCGGCTGCTGTACGCCCCCGGAGGTACCGGCAAGACGCGCTTCGGCATCGAGCTCGCTGTCACACTGCAGCGCCGGGGTTGGACAGCAGGAGTCGTTTCCAGCAAGGACACATTCGACAGGCTTGTACAGCATCTCCGGTACGCGACCGATGAGGGAGTTCGGGTCTTCGTGGCCGTCGACTACGCCGAGACGGGCATAGATCGGCTGAGGGATCTCCTGACCACGCTGGCGGCGACCCGCTCCGGGGCAGCACGCGTGCTGTTGCTCGCACGGTCCCCCGGTAGATGGTGGGACGGCTTCGCTGTCGGCACGAGTGCCTACAACATGATGAACCCAGAGCCGTTCACACTCACCACCGTCGAGCTGTCCAACGCCAGCCAGGTGTTCTCGGCAGCCTACGTCCAGTTCCGCCGAGAGTTGCTCAATAGTGTTGAAAAGCGAGAGGCCCCTGCGCTTCCCGACGTGGTACATCCCCGCGTCCTCGACCTGCACGCTGCTGCGCTGGCGAAGGTCCTTGACGAACGCCGAGGCACGCACACGCCAGGTCAGGCGGGGCCCCTGGAGTCCGTGCTGGCGCACGAGCGGCACTACTGGCGGCTGGCACTGCTGCAAGAAGGGGTCCACCTATCGCCCAATGACCGCCTTCTCGACCGCTTACTAGCCGCACCCACACTGCACCCGGCACGGACGTTCGACGATGCACACGACACCATCTCCCGGGTGATGGGCAGTCGAACGTTGTCGTGTCCTACCGAAGACCTCACCCGGCTGCTTGCGGAGTTGTACCCTCCCGACGACGACAGGCATTACTGGCGAGCGATCGTCCCTGACCGGCTTGGTGAGGCGCTGATCGCCCGTACCATGGCTGCGGCTCCCACTGTGGCTATCGCCAGTCGGGAGAGCGCGGAACTCCTGGATGGCGCCGACGTGGAGACGGCAATCCACGCCTTGACCGTTCTGGCGCGGGTCGCGGGATTCAGCGACCAGGCCTCCGCCGCGGAGACGTCCGTCATCCCGGTGACCGAGGTCATCCAACATTTGCTCCAGCGAGAGCCGGAGGCATTCCTTCCCGCTATCGTCGTGGTCGCTGAATCGATCGGACATCCGTCGGAGCTGTCGGACCTCGCAGCAGCCAGCGTCCACACTGTTGATCTTGCCACCCTCAACAACACCGCCAGGCGACTCCCGCCATTCCACACGGGCCTACTCGACCTAGCCGTGACCGTCGAGCGCGAGCGCGTTGCACGGCTCGCGCGGCACATCGACGATAGGGGTACCAGGAACCAGACCCAAGCACGTGTGGACCTGGCGATCGCCCTGAATAACCTGGCGCTTCGCCTCGCCGCCGTCGGCAAGCAAACAGAGGCGTACGCCCAAGCGGAGCGGTCGTTACGCATCACCGAGCAGGCGGCTGGCAACCTACCCGAGGTCCGGCTTCTCGCTGCCGAGGCGGCTGCGCTGGACACACAGGCTCGACTGCTCTCCGCAACAGGCGCCCTTGAACAGGCTGTCCATACCGCCGGAAGAGCCGTCGGCATCTACAGGAAGCTCAGCTCAGATGACCCCGCCAGCTGGGTGCCCCACCTCGTCACGACCCTGCACAACCTGGGCATTCAACAAGCCTCGTCCGGCCTACACCGCGAAGCGCTGACGACGATCGAGGAAGCTACGTCCCTGTACTGCCAGCTCTCGGCCACCTCCGCCCGATGGAAGGGGGAATTGATATCCGCCCTCAACTCACTCGGAGACCTGCTGGCCCAACTGGGACTTCCGGCGGAAGCACTGACTATCTCCGCCGAAGCCGAGCGACTCGCCCGCGCGAGTGCCGAGGACAGTCCCGCGGTATGGCTGCCGGACCACGCGAGCGCTCTCAACTGGCTGGCCATACGACTGGCGGCCATGCAACGGTACGAGGAAGCCGCGTCGGCCAGCGCCGAGTCCGTTGAGCTCTTTCGCCGTCTGGTGGACGTGAACCCCGCCGTCTGGCGAGAGGAACTGGCCACCGCCCTCAACAACCTGGCACTACGGCACAGTGACCTGAACGAGACCCTCCTGGCGCTGGAATGCGCGGAAGAGGCCGTACGCATCCGTCGTATCCTCCGGCGGGACGACGCCGTAACGGACACAGTGCGTCTCGCGCAATCCCTGGGGAACCTTGCGAACTGCCTGGCCGCGCGTGACCGGTACGCAGAGGCGCTGGCAGTCGTCGACGACGCCATTGAGCTGTGCCACGAGCGCCACCGCGCCCGAAGGGGCGGCTCTGCCCTCGATCTGCCGATGATGCTGGCGAACCGGAGCGTCTACCTAGCGGCCTTGAACCGGCATCGGGATGCCATGTCGGCCGTCACGGATGCCCTGGGCGCCTTCCGGGCCGCAACCGACGACACAGCGGTCACGGCTCCCGAACTGTCGGTCCTACTTCGGACCGCCGGTCACCGGCACCGTGCCCTGGGCTTACCGGAGGAATCAGAGGCCCTCCTCAACCTGGCCGCACGCATGGAAGCCGGATTTGCCAGTGCGTGA